The following is a genomic window from Maniola hyperantus chromosome 15, iAphHyp1.2, whole genome shotgun sequence.
AAATGTAGCTAagtctgttgtacacaatctctaaaacgAACTAAAATAATTACTGTAAACatgtctaaatgtattgctattcctttcatcttccataatgctccctgcgaaAAAGGAGAGCATtcgatttagacctgtcattttaatacACAAGAAattactgtaaatattttattttatttatttattgggcACAAGAGCGATCATGTGAACAGAATAAATATCTTCCGGGAAACCATTTTGTAAGTCAGACTTTATAACACGAAGGTTTGCCTCTTTGAAAATTAGTTCCATTAATTTACGAGGACGCGCCACAGAGGAATCAACCTCGTCGTATTCTATTTCTTCAGAGGAAGCCATATTTTCTTTAATGACAATAACCCCGTTCTTCGCTAGAGCTTTACTACATCTTTCTAAAAAGGAAATTAAATCGTAATCGTCCAAGTGCCCAAGTACCCACTGGCACCAAATGACATCATATTCCTTTTGCGGTTTGAAATCCTGAAGTGCGATTTGGTACAGTGTTCCTAATTTAGCATTGTTAGCACCGATTAGTTTTTTGGCAGTGTTAATGAACTTTCCGTCTTGTTCCACTAAATCAACCTTTTGAAAATAAGGCATTAAAAGGTTTTTGCTCACTCTTCCGATACCTGCGCCGCAGTCCAAGGCCAGATTCGTACCCGGTGGATCATTATTATGTGACAATAGTATCTGGTTTAGAAATAGTTTTGACCCGTCGATGTCAACGTCCGTGATGTGACCGTAGCCCCCGAGTACTCCATCTATTGTTGCTGGTATATTAGCCCAGTATTTTGCGGCGTTCTTATAAAAAACATTGTCGGTCATTGTTAAACAAACCTGCCTAACCTAAAATAGTGACTTCCATAGTGACTTGTTAGTTTGACAATAATTATTTGACATAAGTTTTATTCATGTTTTATTGCTTCTTGCTCTCATTGCGTTTCATTTCATCCGTTTTGTCTCATTGGTGTCATTTTATCATCTACTAAGTAGAccatggtaggtacctaactataatCTTATTTAGTAGATTCTACTAAATAAGATTATAGTTAGGTACCATGGAAGtaggaagtaataattcttaattTGATTAGAAATACCTTTTGCTTTCTCGCTATTCAATAAAAGCACAGAACAACGAATATTTAGGAATTAGCCAATTCCCAATTTCTTGGTAAAAGCAATTTCAAACACGagtttctaggtaggtataactaagGCCCAAAAAACCTGGCTTTTGTTTGTTTGCTTTTGACGACATAGAAACAGAaattacctacatacataaGAACTCACGAACTTTATATCGTGAAGacatctgcatgcctgagagttctccataatgttctcaaaagatGTGTGAAGCTTGATAaaatctgcacttggtcagcgtgataTACTATAGCCTAAACTTTTTCATTCCGAtcagagacccgtgctctgtagtgaagaACCTTCCACACACCACATTTTATTCCACATCACCCCAATTCGCTTTTCCAAAGGTTTGTAGGTCTTTAACGTTCAACAGAAAGGAATATTTTACAGCTTTTCTAAAAGTACTCTTTCTTTGTTGCAGGCTCTTATAACAGCGGTGAACGAGACGAAGGAGGAGGACATTCGAGATGCTCTGAAGGTGCAGACGGAGCAGCAGCTGGCGCTAGTGCCACGCGGTCCCAAGCTCGTGAAGGACACAGTCGCTTACAACACCACTGTCACTACTGATGATACGGTATACGGTTTTCATTATTTTGCCTTTTGCAATTAGGTAACTTCAATTTGATCAACAACAGATGTACACTGTACTGTGAGGATTCATGTGATATTAAAGCGATCACGATGGATTAATGGAACAGAGTTCTCCTACGTAGATCGTTGCAAATGTGGGCTTTTTCATTGGGTAAATTTTCTCCTCGGTGGGGTAAATGCACAGACATGGGTGTAATATGTAGAACGTTGGGTAAATGTAATACATAGCATAAAGATTAAAGTAATTCACTGCACCTAAGATAAggcacatttataattatttgcaAGTGCGATTAGCGAGACACACACAGCTTcgctcccgtgggaacttcgaTAAAGTCGCAATATTATTTCTTAGCCCTTAAGAAGGTTTGCAAAATTTCACTGATTCATCAGGGCCTTGATGAATTACTTAGTGAGTCAGGTCATTTttgttatacttatacttattcatcatcatcatcatcatctacaacaacaaccgatagacgtctattGTTGTACATAGCTCtctcgtagggacttccatacgccacggtctggcGCCGCCTGCATCcatcggctccctgcgactcgctgtTGTCGTTTTTATACTTATTaagttaaataagtattattatttgcaATAATTAAGAAtagttttgagttttttttgttgttattcgTAGGACGAGTTACGAGCCTTGCGGCCGGACGGTACGATTGTGACCGAAACGCGTCACACAAAGGAGCAAGAACAACTCTGTGACGAAGAACTGTCTAAATACGAGGTGAGTTTACAACTCTTTCAATTCTACACTGAACATTATGTCAAATTTGAACTATacataactagctaatgcccgcgacttcatccgcgtggaattaggttttttaaaaatcccgtaggaactctttgattttccgggataaaaattagcctatgtcactctccaggtcttatatctatacttatatgcaaaaaaatcacgtcaatccgttgcacagttgcgacgtgattaaaggacaaaccaacaaacaaacacactttcgtatttagaataagggtactgatgtccTCTTAGAAATTCAATAGAATGTCAGTGCAATACAGCCATAGATTTTTACTCATGTGGCAATAGttccaaaaaaattattaagtaatattttaaactcCTTcccatttagtttttaaaactaAGAAATCGTTgataagtattatgttttatataTGATATACATTGTCGATTATTTCATTGGCTTTCcctaatgttctttttttttaccAGGCAAAATCGTTAGCAAGTGACGCGAGTCTAGTAGAGGAAACTGGTGGCACGGAGCGACGAAAAAGAGTTGATCTAGAAAAGTCCACCGATCTCATGGCGGGAGGATTGCGAGTTGCAACACAAGTACACTCAAAGACCAGAACTGAAGAAGGTAGGAAAGCAGGaatattttataacaataatatttttttaagtaggtacttacctaagtagctaggtacctatagtaggataggtcgaaatggcaatctgggtagggacgccctgcacatccgcacagcccacgcgctaacccggtgcgggcgagcgcgggtgaagtgcgggtgtgcggggagtcctTGCCTAatgtcccgattgccatctcgacctgacgtgTATTATAGTTGTTATTACGgcaaaaaaaaacagatttgcTTCACATAGGTAcgtttttacattattttattctgtaagggtttttaaa
Proteins encoded in this region:
- the LOC117989107 gene encoding N-terminal Xaa-Pro-Lys N-methyltransferase 1-like, whose protein sequence is MTDNVFYKNAAKYWANIPATIDGVLGGYGHITDVDIDGSKLFLNQILLSHNNDPPGTNLALDCGAGIGRVSKNLLMPYFQKVDLVEQDGKFINTAKKLIGANNAKLGTLYQIALQDFKPQKEYDVIWCQWVLGHLDDYDLISFLERCSKALAKNGVIVIKENMASSEEIEYDEVDSSVARPRKLMELIFKEANLRVIKSDLQNGFPEDIYSVHMIALVPNK